One window of the Babesia microti strain RI chromosome IV, complete genome genome contains the following:
- a CDS encoding DNA polymerase epsilon subunit 1 (overlaps_old_locusTagID:BBM_III06670), whose protein sequence is MEPKYKGTTIRTGYLYNVAVNNITINTSSDTFNYNSNSSSFEKLQSSRNFSEINTFSALKLFFVSEDGQDWFTNLVHLPYFYVGLSNDNYLDHVKHFLEQNVKGLVEKVYREDLSRPNHIKNPKLSKQATKRSFLKISFATIDLLRQGLQYIRSIKSRYKDSNAYDTSKLNNNACLRFSHVKQHLNNLCNDQFNDFNPDCLAYIDECYEADVRYITRVLIDKNIRCASWYNVEIASTDNLTLSLNQIDRTILPPLNVLAWDIECYKAPLKFPDMEVDPIILISFMFNGQGYLLVNREYVSHDIEDFSYKPNHDLSGAGTFRVFNEPNEYAIISRFFECVKNLGTHILVTYNGDNFDFPYLYRRAQINNVRNPLANIKNMENKFTRSEFLNMDCYKWVERDSYLPNGSRTLKQVCRIKLKYNPAEVDPEEMITLAINDPQTLATYSVSDAVATYYLYIKFIHNFVLALSYIIPLAVEDVLRQGSGTLCENLLMAEAYAKEIIFPNKHQSESSSYYKDENTGKFHLIYDDSYVGGKVETLRCGLYRDDLPEQFTIDHNAYQQLIDNIAETISHWGKNLNPPKHCSCSVDTLEHNESDLIVGKMDRNLHYFTNIRDIYDEIHSKLTDLKNAKQLYCLPKVIHLDVGAMYPNIILTHRLQPTAIVNEEFCSKCSYYSEAHECQKRMKWKRKIEISPIDHSHIMPILNELKTRVYKPTQRKFYNSVTNIASEDDISDFGSDSDGENINLKKPEAKVTSVKWNQLSAKEQNTELMKAVKAYSLKTTQKSKLVKEVEVESIVCQRENPFYVNTVLKFRDRRYVFKRNVKQAERIKHNILQSSVVDIVKLKEINESILINDSLQLAHKCILNSFYGYVKRNGSRWFSMEMGAIVTFTGSQIIEFARKLIDKIGIAIELDTDGIWCMLPEKFPFIFNLQYFVCTCGTNQKLDKLTFEYPTNMLNLLIDKNWANTQYLEYDELTEKYRIERHNHVEFELDGPWYGMFLPASEKSEELLKKRYVVYNHQKCISELKGFEIKRRGELQLIQRFQEEIFGKFALGTTKQEAFSHAAAVGIRWRRTLDDKAKCISDDMELFDLLMSKSVIKKSVLEQPNMKGFGITTARRLSELLNNPMYIQDRNVSTQFLITNKPSDADKTARAIPIQLFLSEDTTRHAFISKWLKVSLSQASQLNSRDILDWDYYRQRLDIQLLKLICIPCIIQGVPNPIPFIKIPDWLYRKERSLNPSQGRITAFFASKPAQLVDSKDSNKCASKGDVIDLTTQIVECDKEVLVIDSDGEKTPIDVDSIISQEITRLRGKWSFHILNLLRRKVGRIETVSDNLYTFLKGVSMDSLTIDDLYTLFTETWHIIDIQSTLRLGIFKCQISVLNHNKIYQVYITVKRWIYINFEGDLNDLPYEITKNAKVIKVRHSLPKSAEKKTLLQLELYEENAVQSVFTLNALFHNKIRGIYESKIPLIFDFIVRKGNEIAVDKDKFQTAVSDNGSTMINSFNEKSLAGISFGSNSSKYLMDADIRYVYVYHSYTDGNITRFCAIIYSAQNKGEEVSATDIISSLIIVGGSKEITQNVSSEQMVELMKQFKQDYDGGDMLKDYEYQPFPNCINNFSEAIKFDHRSPSISCKNAIKYFTNYLQSLVNLKKCLFIVNTSLEDNNLFSCVYDNVLTINNMTLNFRLKMAPDSTFLQANVRDSLSLLQDDYFNFEEKLALARISGLPINMIINETTIDVARLFLDISYARSLRSFNHILWCNEDTQSTKVIDYDIINNCMLKMTNSGIYRGYVVKIEFDPSIIFHAIRHANKFESVDKSNNLHHSSNEPLKILAQTLDGILKTLMNLYESISYRSFQNIFQTLTNIRAWISDSSSILYDPLLYSQIVICYESYLSQLLLQLKSRFGIMPIYVGSSFAILDTGQVNVEMGRQVIDLAMRSIKSLGSCYESVTFTLCDEYIAVIQLNDDNYIRFKEYSPHNVKNSVEDLPLLKLYPLPIQGFFRDLIDSIVLTPLINTLNNCGQTKDKMIESEELLCTSIRDWWLGDNLYQNIENLLRDRNTFLTEYLNDEDSKNTENLITSLEFPMIPGTFATAATDWKCEAVGLVTCLLEIEKSLNIQKDGELQELLHRFKSIVGSNPHTIPNSLARSVINDKLVLRDMCCTNCFAMSNINITIINNLTICDYCNEPWDQETIELKLIDYLEEFFYALHAQNFRCVYCSHARISYQSTNCNCGNVYADSLDINTWLYAVEIVRKIAKTNEYHLLSSAIKQFDYLI, encoded by the exons ATGGAGCCAAAGTATAAAGGAACAACAATCAGAACTGGCTACCTATACAACGTAGCGGTAAATAACAtaacaataaatacatCTAGCGACACTTTTAATTACAACAGCAACTCCTCCTCCTTTGAAAAGTTACAGAGTAGTCGCAACTTCAGCGAAATAAACACCTTTTCTGCGCTCAAACTATTTTTTGTATCAGAAGATGGACAGGATTGGTTTACAAATTTGGTCCATCTACCTTATTTCTATGTGGGCCTCAGTAACGATAATTACCTAGACCATGTCAAACATTTTCTCGAACAAAATGTTAAGGGATTGGTTGAGAAGGTATATAGGGAGGATTTGTCTCGTCCCAACCACATCAAAAATCCAAAACTTTCAAAGCAAGCTACTAAGCGAAGCTTTCTAAAGATTAGTTTTGCAACCATAGACCTATTGCGCCAAGGATTGCAATACATCAGATCAATCAAGTCTAGATACAAAGACTCTAACGCTTATGACACCAgcaaattaaacaataatgCTTGCTTGCGATTTTCTCATGTGAAACAGCACCTAAATAACTTGTGCAATGACCAATTTAATGACTTTAACCCAGACTGTCTAGCCTACATAGATGAGTGCTACGAAGCAGATGTTAGATACATAACTAGAGTGCTGATCGATAAGAACATTCGTTGTGCCAGTTGGTATAACGTGGAAATTGCATCTACAGACAATCTGACACTATCACTTAATCAGATTGATCGGACAATACTTCCGCCACTAAATGTTCTTGCATGGGACATTGAGTGTTACAAGGCGCCATTAAAGTTTCCTGATATGGAAGTGGATCCGATAATCTTAATATCATTCATGTTTAATGGGCAGGGCTACTTGTTAGTTAATCGGGAGTATGTATCTCATGATATTGAAGATTTTTCATATAAACCAAATCATGACCTCTCTGGGGCAGGAACTTTTAGAGTATTTAACGAACCCAATGAGTATGCAATTATTAGCAGATTTTTTGAGtgtgttaaaaatttgggCACACATATTTTGGTCACTTACAACGGAGATAACTTTGACTTCCCCTATTTATATAGAAGAGCCCAAATTAATAACGTGAGAAACCCCTTGGCAAACATTAAAAACATGGAAAACAAGTTTACAAGGAGTGAATTCCTTAATATGGATTGCTATAAATGGGTTGAAAGGGATTCATATCTGCCAAATGGTTCAAGAACACTTAAACAAGTATGCCGCATCAAGCTAAAGTATAACCCAGCCGAGGTGGATCCAGAAGAAATGATTACATTGGCCATAAATGATCCACAAACTTTAGCAACTTACAGTGTCTCAGATGCTGTAGCcacatattatttgtacattaaatttatccataATTTTGTGTTGGCGCTAAGTTATATTATACCTTTGGCTGTGGAGGATGTATTGAGACAAGGTTCTGGTACACTGTGTGAAAATTTACTAATGGCAGAGGCCTATGCCAAGGAAATAATCTTCCCAAATAAACACCAATCAGAATCTTCTAGCTATTATAAAGATGAAAACACTGGAAAATTCCATCTCATCTATGACGATTCATACGTGGGTGGTAAAGTAGAGACACTGCGTTGCGGGCTCTATCGCGATGATTTACCCGAGCAATTTACAATTGACCACAATGCATACCAGCAGTTGATCGATAATATAGCAGAGACCATAAGCCATTGGGGGAAGAATCTCAATCCTCCCAAGCATTGCAGTTGCTCGGTTGATACACTTGAACACAACGAGTCAGATTTAATTGTAGGTAAGATGGATAGAAATTTGCACTACTTTACAAACATTCGAGACATATACGACGAAATACACTCCAAATTAACTGATTTGAAGAATGCAAAGCAGCTCTATTGCCTACCAAAAGTAATCCATTTGGATGTGGGAGCCATGTATCCAAATATCATATTGACCCACAGGCTACAACCTACTGCTATAGTGAACGAAGAGTTTTGCAGTAAGTGTTCGTACTATTCTGAAGCACATGAGTGCCAAAAGCGGATGAAGTGGAAGagaaaaattgaaatatcaCCAATTGATCACAGTCACATAATGCCAAttctaaatgaattaaaaaCGCGTGTTTATAAGCCTACGCAGAggaaattttacaattcaGTCACTAATATAGCATCTGAAGATGATATCAGTGACTTTGGATCTGATAGTGATGGGGAAAATATTAATCTTAAAAAACCGGAAGCCAAGGTTACCAGTGTCAAATGGAATCAGTTGAGCGCAAAGGAGCAAAATACAGAACTGATGAAAGCTGTGAAagcatattcattaaaaaCAACCCAAAAGAGCAAATTAGTTAAGGAAGTAGAAGTCGAAAGCATAGTATGCCAGCGAGAAAACCCCTTCTACGTCAATACGGTACTAAAGTTTCGTGATCGTAGGTATGTCTTTAAACGTAATGTTAAACAGGCGGAAAGAATTAAGCACAACATTTTACAGTCTTCTGTTGTAGACATAGTTAAGCTTAAGGAGATTAACGAAtcaatattgataaatgatTCTTTGCAATTGGCGCACAAGTGTATTCTTAACAGTTTTTACGGCTACGTCAAACGTAATGGGTCTAGGTGGTTTAGCATGGAGATGGGAGCAATAGTAACTTTTACTGGATCTCAAATAATCGAATTTGCTAGGAAACTGATTGACAAGATTGGTATAGCGATTGAGTTGGATACCGACGGTATTTGGTGTATGCTGCCCGAAAAATTCcctttcatttttaatttgcaATACTTTGTTTGTACCTGTGGTACAAACCAAAAGTTAGATAAACTAACTTTTGAATATCCCACTAATATGCTTAATTTGCTGATTGACAAAAACTGGGCAAACACCCAGTATTTGGAATATGATGAATTGACAGAGAAATACCGCATTGAAAGGCATAACCATGTGGAATTTGAGCTTGATGGACCATGGTATGGAATGTTTTTGCCTGCATCTGAAAAATCAGAAGAATTACTAAAGAAGCGCTATGTTGTGTACAATCACCAAAAATGCATTAGTGAACTTAAGGGCTTTGAAATAAAACGAAGGGGggaattacaattaatccAGCGATTTCAAGAGGAAATTTTTGGGAAATTTGCATTAGGAACCACTAAACAGGAGGCGTTCAGCCACGCTGCCGCAGTAGGTATTAGGTGGAGAAGGACTTTGGATGACAAGGCAAAATGCATTAGCGATGATATGGAACTGTTTGATCTTTTGATGTCTAAAAGTGtcattaaaaaatctgTTCTTGAGCAGCCTAATATGAAGGGATTTGGTATTACAACGGCACGGCGTTTATCTGAACTATTAAACAACCCTATGTACATTCAGGATCGAAACGTTTCCacacaatttttgatcaCAAATAAGCCAAGCGATGCTGATAAAACGGCGCGTGCCATTCCAATTCAACTTTTTCTTTCCGAAGATACTACCAGGCATGCTTTTATTTCCAAATGGCTAAAGGTCTCATTATCTCAGGCATCTCAATTGAACTCTAGGGACATTTTGGATTGGGATTACTATCGTCAAAGGCTTGATATCCAGTTGTTGAAGTTGATATGCATACCTTGCATAATTCAAGGGGTGCCAAATCCAATACCTTTTATAAAGATTCCGGATTGGCTTTACCGCAAAGAGAGATCGCTGAACCCAAGCCAGGGGAGGATTACTGCATTTTTTGCTTCTAAACCTGCACAATTAGTTGATTCCAAGGATAGCAATAAATGTGCAAGTAAAGGGGATGTAATAGATTTGACAACACAAATAGTCGAGTGCGATAAAGAGGTCCTAGTCATAGACTCGGACGGTGAGAAAACTCCAATAGACGTTGATTCTATTATATCACAAGAGATAACTCGATTACGAGGTAAATGGTCGTTTCATATTTTG AATTTGTTACGGCGCAAAGTGGGCCGTATTGAGACAGTTTCCGACAACTTGTATACTTTTTTAAAAGGAGTTTCAATGGATAGTTTAACAATTGACGATTTATATACTTTATTTACAGAGACTTGGCACATAATTGACATACAATCAACTCTAAGGCTTGGGATCTTCAAATGTCAAATCTCTGTGCTGAATcacaataaaatttatcaagtATACATCACTGTTAAGCGATGGATTTACATCAATTTTGAGGGTGATCTGAATGATTTGCCCTATGAGATTACTAAAAACGCCAAAGTTATAAAAGTGAGACACAGCCTTCCAAAATCAGCTGAAAAGAAAACCTTATTACAGCTTGAATTGTATGAGGAGAATGCTGTACAGTCTGTGTTCACACTGAATGCTTTGTTTCACAACAAGATAAGGGGGATTTACGAATCTAAG ATTCCACTAATATTTGACTTTATCGTTCGTAAGGGAAATGAGATAGCAGTGGACAAAGATAAGTTTCAAACAG CTGTGTCTGATAACGGGAGCACTATGATAAATAGTTTCAATGAGAAATCCTTAGCTGGGATCTCATTTGGGAGTAACTCTTCAAAGTACTTAATGGATGCGGATATTAGATATGTATACGTTTATCACTCTTACACCGATGGCAATATCACAAGATTCTGCGCCATAATATATTCAGCGCAGAACAAGGGAGAAGAAGTGTCGGCGACTGATATTATTTCTagtttaattattgttgGCGGATCCAAAGAGATAACCCAAAATGTATCATCGGAACAAATGGTAGAATTAATGAAGCAGTTTAAACAGGACTACGACGGTGGAGACATGCTAAAAGACTATGAGTATCAGCCATTCCCTAACtgtataaacaatttttctGAAGCTATTAAATTTGACCATAGATCACCGAGCATATCGTGCAAAAATgccattaaatattttacaaactATTTGCAGTCGTTGGTTAACCTTAAAAAATGCTTATTCATAGTTAACACGTCACTTGAAGACAACAACTTGTTCAGTTGTGTATATGACAACGTGTTAACGATCAATAATATGACACTGAATTTTAGGTTAAAGATGGCGCCGGACAGTACGTTTTTACAAGCAAATGTGAGGGATTCATTGTCTTTGCTACAGGATGATTACTTCAATTTTGAGGAGAAATTGGCATTGGCCCGCATCTCTGGTCTGCCAATTAATATGATTATAAACGAGACAACTATCGATGTGGCCAGACTGTTCCTTGACATATCATATGCCAGATCGCTACGTTCGTTTAATCAC atactatGGTGTAATGAAGATACCCAATCTACCAAAGTTATTGACTATGacattattaacaattgtatgCTTAAAATGACCAATAGTGGTATTTACCGCGGTTATGTGGTCAAAATAGAGTTCGATCCCTCA ATAATATTCCACGCTATAAGGCACGCTAATAAGTTTGAGTCGGTAGACAAGAGTAATAACCTCCATCATTCATCAAACGAGCCCTTGAAG ATTTTGGCCCAAACACTGGATGGTATATTAAAAACACTAATGAACCTATACGAATCAATAAGCTACCGCTCATTTCAAAACATATTTCAAACGTTAACAAACATTCGTGCCTGGATATCTGACAGCTCGAGCATTCTATATGACCCGTTGTTATATAgtcaaattgtaatatgTTATGAAAGTTATTTGTCTCAACTGTTGCTACAATTAAAATCCAGGTTTGGAATTATGCCTATATACGTTGGTTCGAGCTTTGCCATTCTGGATACTGGGCAGGTAAACGTTGAAATGGGAAGACAAGTCATTGATTTGGCCATGAGAAGCATAAAATCGTTGGGAAGTTGTTACGAAAGCGTCACTTTTACT TTGTGTGACGAATACATAGCGGTTATACAGCTTAAcgatgataattatataagaTTCAAAGAATACTCCCCGCACAACGTTAAAAATTCGGTTGAGGACTTACCCCTTCTAAAGCTTTACCCCTTGCCCATACAAGGTTTTTTTAGGGA TTTAATTGACAGTATCGTATTGACTCCACTTATTAACACGTTGAACAATTGCGGTCAGACTAAAGATAAG ATGATTGAGTCGGAGGAATTATTATGTACTTCCATTCGAGATTGGTGGCTCGGTGATAATCTGTATCAAAACATAGAAAATTTGCTGCGTGACAGGAATACCTTTCTTACAG AATATCTTAATGATGAAGATTCTAAAAACACTGAGAACCTCATCACAAGTCTAGAATTTCCAATGATTCCTGGAACATTTGCAACAGCGGCCACTGACTGGAAATGTGAAGCTGTGGGCTTGGTTACTTGCTTGCTTGAAATAGagaaatcattaaatatacaaaaagATGGGGAGTTACAAGAGTTGTTACACCGTTTTAAGAGCATTGTTGGTAGCAACCCTCACACGATACCTAATAGTTTGGCTCGTAGCGTGATTAATGACAAACTTGTACTCAGGGATATGTGTTGCACTAATTGTTTTGCAATGTCAAACATAAATATTACCATCATAAATAATCTAACAATTTGTGATTATTGTAATGAACCGTGGGACCAGGAAACCATCGAGCTCAAGCTTATAGATTATCTAGAGGAATTTTTTTACGCGCTTCATGCGCAGAATTTCAGATGCGTATATTGCAGCCACGCGCGTATCTCATATCAATCTACCAATTGCAA TTGTGGAAATGTCTATGCCGATTCATTGGACATTAATACTTGGCTTTATGCTGTGGAAATTGTGAGAAAGATTGCAAAGACCAATGAGTACCACCTGTTGAGTTCGGCTATTAAACAGTTTGACTATCTGATCTAA
- a CDS encoding histone-lysine N-methyltransferase SETD2 (overlaps_old_locusTagID:BBM_III06675) produces the protein MHLNNLGYISHDQCAFCWICRTIISTELELFICTGFCSRSYHKSCLKYHQNIKLSKNNQLYTDSTVISANSIACDNDNTICYFCWQSYVGCNYCHKFIHLNKVIKCSIKTCTNFYCRNSCLARIRVIYLAKQDLIAYFTNMKLPLEVLDICEDNIICHSHFCYSCYDCDKYMYTWEKCWRKELFNSKSRDASIAWDFLRRTCKGSIESSHFNKGKYPIKPPRMPALLRINLPNRATTDNGILTQLRQLNKLTQNTIYSCIRCDMCWCIRCLPPDASYIVNCKNNILCHNCLHQQIHREISRLKTQRSTHVYKNSDISLNIHSNSQNIYRQLKSVIKAAKGDISYINKSFIVSQNNVYSTFSNSEVSKSKYNVNYDTYDNYPIKDNTPTCNSISIGVNDIKKDEKQDNLDSTKTFIGNSVFIPGERLNMYDILPPNFTYLNSNYCTEETKKFLKVIDAPDCCNCAHVCDRNCNNRSRGIECHSGICKLGDIDCGNRRLANYTQSKLYISRVEKKGYGVFASDYIYEGELVCEYTGEVTNHDLYQKRLLSRCFSELDDGKHNHWYIMKIQKDVYIDSTRMGNISRYINHSCEPNCQSMPISYRGTIHMCIFSKRTINPNEEITYNYGFQSYGLYNGFNCACGSNKCRGIIGTSSNDSSLEKALIRKLDGTTMDSLNDLLKDMQNLFTIGNNSSLKPRPIPLDVINGLFTSGDLEANDRLINTNNITKHLNICNKIRKLLINNNEVDMDYRQVLSLLKAVNRGLLALPVDIKSHTHIEYLYTKLIALNGLSLENFSNAKTKKFAIDLPWSIIAYEYNPQKSLNTTSNPEFFIAAKRFFQCYTLVNVSNRFGRDALSNVQNFFDLSWGLTENCVACGGYGDCTVCDSCGNVLHDKISCGDFVCGINYENICSVCQNSNHRSQWYLKSTLERERLALKLSLLRLNKMFINSVKYYGNFVPDIEAFKMANEQTTPLPMDQAESVPHIATSQGGIFDVSSIAQYVNYVSICNKLVSENANFL, from the coding sequence ATGCACTTGAATAACCTGGGCTATATTTCACACGATCAATGTGCATTTTGCTGGATTTGCCGTACAATAATTAGTACAGAGCTAGAACTATTCATTTGTACTGGGTTTTGCTCTCGAAGTTATCACAAAAGCTGTCTAAAATATCAccaaaatatcaaattatccaaaaatAACCAATTATATACCGATTCTACTGTTATAAGCGCGAATTCTATTGCTtgtgataatgataataccATTTGTTACTTTTGCTGGCAAAGTTATGTGGGCTGTAATTACTGccacaaatttatccatttAAATAAAGTTATAAAGTGCAGCATTAAAACCTGTACCAACTTTTATTGCCGCAATTCATGTTTGGCAAGAATTCGAGTGATATACTTGGCTAAACAAGATCTAATTGCCTATTTCACTAACATGAAACTACCTCTTGAAGTTCTAGATATTTGTGAAGACAACATAATTTGTCACTCCCACTTCTGCTATAGCTGTTATGATTGTGACAAGTACATGTACACCTGGGAAAAGTGCTGGAGGAAGGAGTTGTTTAATAGCAAATCAAGAGATGCGAGTATCGCTTGGGATTTTTTGCGTAGGACATGCAAAGGATCAATTGAATCATCCCATTTTAATAAGGGTAAATATCCAATTAAGCCGCCACGGATGCCAGCGTTACTACGTATAAACTTACCCAACCGCGCAACCACTGACAATGGCATATTAACGCAACTGAGacaattaaataaactaaCCCAAAACACAATTTACTCATGTATACGGTGTGATATGTGCTGGTGTATCCGGTGTTTGCCTCCAGACGCTTCATATATTGTGAATTGCAAAAATAACATCCTCTGCCATAATTGTTTGCATCAACAAATACACCGTGAAATTTCAAGATTAAAAACGCAAAGAAGTACTCATGTTTACAAAAATAGTGATATTTCTTTGAATATACATTCTAACTCTCAGAACATTTATAGACAGTTAAAATCTGTCATAAAAGCGGCGAAAGGCGATATAAGTTACATAAATAAGTCTTTTATCGTCAGCCAAAATAATGTCTATTCAACTTTTAGTAATAGTGAAGTTTCAAAATCGAAATACAATGTTAATTATGATACATATGACAATTATCCAATAAAAGATAACACCCCTACTTGTAATTCTATTTCAATCGGTGTTAATGACATCAAAAAAGATGAAAAACaagataatttggataGCACCAAAACATTTATCGGAAATTCTGTATTTATTCCAGGTGAACGCTTGAATATGTATGATATCCTCCCCCCGAACTTCACATACCTCAATTCCAACTATTGCACAGAGGAAACCAAGAAATTTCTCAAGGTTATAGACGCTCCTGACTGCTGTAACTGCGCCCATGTTTGCGACAGAAATTGCAATAATAGATCCCGTGGAATTGAATGCCACAGCGGTATATGCAAACTAGGGGATATTGATTGTGGTAATAGAAGATTAGCAAATTATACACAgtcaaaattgtatatatcaagGGTAGAAAAAAAGGGATATGGTGTGTTTGCCTCAGATTACATTTATGAGGGGGAGTTGGTATGCGAGTATACAGGAGAAGTGACTAACCATGATTTATACCAAAAAAGATTATTAAGTCGCTGCTTTAGCGAATTGGATGATGGCAAACATAACCACTGGTACATTATGAAGATACAAAAGgatgtatatattgattcCACTAGGATGGGTAACATTTCACGCTACATAAATCACTCGTGCGAACCAAATTGTCAAAGCATGCCTATAAGCTATAGGGGAACAATTCATATGTGCATTTTCTCGAAGCGAACCATTAATCCCAACGAGGAAATAACTTACAACTATGGGTTTCAATCTTATGGCCTATATAATGGTTTCAACTGTGCTTGTGGGAGCAATAAATGCAGAGGTATTATTGGCACTTCATCTAATGATTCTTCGCTAGAGAAGGCATTGATTAGGAAACTTGATGGGACAACTATGGATTCATTGAACGATTTGTTAAAGGATATGCAGAATCTATTTACTATTGGGAATAATTCATCGCTAAAGCCTCGGCCAATACCACTTGATGTAATTAATGGCTTATTCACTAGCGGAGACTTGGAGGCAAATGATAGGTTAATTAATACCAACAACATTACTAAGCATTTAAACATATGCAATAAGATTAGAAAACTACTTATCAATAACAACGAAGTTGATATGGATTATAGGCAAGTTTTGAGCCTTCTTAAGGCAGTTAATAGGGGACTCCTAGCACTTCCTGTGGATATAAAATCACACACTCATATTGAGTATTTGTATACAAAGTTGATCGCACTTAACGGTTTGTCATTGGAGAATTTTTCCAATGCTAAaaccaaaaaatttgcaatagATCTACCTTGGTCCATCATTGCATATGAGTATAATCCGCAAAAATCATTGAACACAACATCCAACCCTGAGTTCTTCATCGCAGCCAAGCGATTTTTCCAGTGTTATACACTAGTGAATGTTAGCAATCGCTTTGGTAGGGATGCACTTAGTAACGTTCAGAATTTTTTTGACCTCTCTTGGGGGTTGACTGAAAATTGCGTTGCTTGTGGAGGTTACGGTGATTGCACTGTTTGTGATAGTTGTGGAAATGTTTTACATGACAAAATTTCATGTGGAGACTTTGTTTGTGGTATCAACTATGAGAATATTTGCAGCGTTTGTCAAAATTCCAACCACCGTAGTCAATGGTATCTTAAAAGCACACTTGAGAGGGAAAGATTAGCACTAAAACTATCCCTACTTAGGTTGAATAAAATGTTTATCAATAGCGTGAAATATTATGGGAATTTTGTGCCAGATATAGAGGCCTTCAAAATGGCTAATGAACAAACAACACCACTACCTATGGATCAGGCAGAATCTGTACCACACATAGCAACATCACAAGGGGGTATTTTTGATGTATCATCAATTGCacaatatgtaaattatgtcagcatttgcaataaattagtGAGTGAGAATGCTAATTTTTTGTGA